The genomic stretch TCGATGGGCGCACCTAAAAATCTTATGCGATAACCTTGATTAGCTCAATTACTTGCCACCAATTACTTGCCACCAATTACTTTATCTAAAGCCGCTTGTGCACAAGCTTGATCAAGATGCCCACCTGGTGCTCCTCCAACACCAATGCCTCCAATTTTTTGGCCATTGACTTTAATTGGTAGTCCGCCCCCTAAAATTAAAATATTTGGGTCCATATCACGCAATCCTGCTAATTCGGGTTTATTTTTTATAAGGTTAGTAAAATCAGCAGTGGGTCTTCCCATACTTGAGGCAGTAAAAGCTTTTTTACGGCTGCTTTCTAATGTATGCGGGCCTGCTTTATCAGCTCTGATTAGCGCTCTTGTTAGTCCTGATGCATCCACTACTGCAACACTTACGTTGTAACCTTGAGATAAACACTTTTTTAGGGCTACATTTGCAAGGCTTTGAGCAGTAGTCAAGTTCAAATAGGGTTGCTGTGGCAATGTAGCTGCATGGCTTTGAATAGCTGTTATTACAGTTAATGCTGAGGTGAATGCAATGATCATTTTTTTCATATCGGATCCCCTTTGTTGAATTGTGGTAGAGAGATCCTGCAATAACTAGATTACTTGAACCTTGCTCGAACATTACAGTTTGGAAAGGTAGGCGTGGAGATAGGTGATAAAGAATGGCAGGCATGCTAACGTAAATAAAAATCAATATATTTTAACTACTATGAAACTCTTACTAATTGAAGACGATCAGAAAATATCTAGTTATCTGGTACAAGGCTTCCAGCAGTCAGGTGATGTAATTGATGTAGCTAATAATGGCAATGATGGGCTAATTTTGGCTCTTGAGGGTGATTATGATCTGCTAATCGTGGATGTCATGTTACCTAGCAAGGATGGGTTAGCTATTATCGCTGAGCTAAGAGCAAAGGGCTGCAATGTGCCGGTTATTATTTTAAGTGCTAAGCATTCTGTAGAGGATAAAGTGCGGGGGCTTGAAACGGGAAGTGATGATTATATGGTAAAGCCATTTTCATTTACCGAATTACAAGCACGTGCTCAAGCATTATTAAGAAGAACACAACAGGCCACGAGTAGTGATAATCACTTTTCAGAACTCAAAATGGCTGACCTGGTATTAGACCCATTTCGAAAGGTTGTAACAAGAAATAGTAAGACGATACATTTACAGCCCAGAGAGTTTCAGTTATTAGAGTATTTGTTGCGAAACCCTGCTAGAGTTCTGTCAAAAACCATGATTTTAGAGCATGTATGGGATTATAGTTTTGATCCACAAACCAATGTAGTGGATGTACTGGTTTGCCGGTTACGAAGTAAAATTGATAAAGATTTTTCAGTAAAACTACTTCATACACTAAGAGGAGTAGGGTATGTTCTTAGGATTGACGGATAAGTGTCAGCGAAATACAGCACTTAATTTAACGATACGCTTTGCGTTGATATTTGTTTTTTCTGCACTGATAATATTTGCAACAGTTAACTACTTAATCAACAAAACTCAACTAGATAAAGATCAGCAATTTATTAATTCATTGTTGGATAGCTATCAACGTCTAGAAGCTCAGACAGGACGGGAAAAACTATTGCATGTAATCAAGCGCGATATTCCATATATTCAAAAAAGCTTTCTGCGTGTAGAGCTTTTCGATGAAAATGAAGAGTTGCTGCTGCTCGTGCAACCTGAAAGCTGGGGTAAAAAAATAACCAACGAAAGCCTTTTAAATAAAAGTACTTGGTTCATAAGTGAAATTGTCGATAATGGAATTAAAGTTTTATGTAGAAATATAGCTCTAGAGTCGGGAGGAAAGGTCAGGGTTGGTTTGTCAGTTCAGCCGCGTGAAAACCAGGTAACAGAATATACAATAATTATACTTCAAGTAATGCTACCACTCATTATTTTTGGTTTGATTATCACTGCTTGGATGAATTGGCAAGCTTTAAGACCCGTAACAGATTTAATAAATACAGTACAAAGTATAAGAGAAAAGGATCTTAAAGCTCGGGTCACCATTCGCAATCCTAGTTCAGAACTTGGTGAGCTGGCAAAACTGTTTAATCAGATGTTATCGCAAATTGAAAGGTTGATTAATAGTATGCAGCAGTCGCTTGATGCTGTTGCACATGATATACGAACGCCGCTTGCTCGAATGCGCTTGAGTCTTGAGTCGGCACTTACCCAACAAGACTCTATTCAGATGAGAGAAGCACTTCTCGATTGTGCTGAAGAAGGTGAGCGTATTGAGTCGTTGTTAAATGTGCTTATGGATATTACTGAAGTTGAAAGTGGTATTTTAAAACTGCATATTGAAAAGCTAAATTTAAGTAAACTAGTTTTTGAAAA from Spartinivicinus poritis encodes the following:
- a CDS encoding GlcG/HbpS family heme-binding protein, translated to MKKMIIAFTSALTVITAIQSHAATLPQQPYLNLTTAQSLANVALKKCLSQGYNVSVAVVDASGLTRALIRADKAGPHTLESSRKKAFTASSMGRPTADFTNLIKNKPELAGLRDMDPNILILGGGLPIKVNGQKIGGIGVGGAPGGHLDQACAQAALDKVIGGK
- a CDS encoding sensor histidine kinase; the protein is MFLGLTDKCQRNTALNLTIRFALIFVFSALIIFATVNYLINKTQLDKDQQFINSLLDSYQRLEAQTGREKLLHVIKRDIPYIQKSFLRVELFDENEELLLLVQPESWGKKITNESLLNKSTWFISEIVDNGIKVLCRNIALESGGKVRVGLSVQPRENQVTEYTIIILQVMLPLIIFGLIITAWMNWQALRPVTDLINTVQSIREKDLKARVTIRNPSSELGELAKLFNQMLSQIERLINSMQQSLDAVAHDIRTPLARMRLSLESALTQQDSIQMREALLDCAEEGERIESLLNVLMDITEVESGILKLHIEKLNLSKLVFENLDLYRFVAEEKSVELLSSIDQDYFIQADKVRLSQVIGNLIDNAIKYTPTNGKVWITLRKNQSCIILEVQDTGIGISEEDIPHIFERLYRADQSRTEPGMGLGLCLAKAIVTAHNGTIKLNSIQGKGSCFKVCLPIEFKR
- a CDS encoding winged helix-turn-helix domain-containing protein; this encodes MKLLLIEDDQKISSYLVQGFQQSGDVIDVANNGNDGLILALEGDYDLLIVDVMLPSKDGLAIIAELRAKGCNVPVIILSAKHSVEDKVRGLETGSDDYMVKPFSFTELQARAQALLRRTQQATSSDNHFSELKMADLVLDPFRKVVTRNSKTIHLQPREFQLLEYLLRNPARVLSKTMILEHVWDYSFDPQTNVVDVLVCRLRSKIDKDFSVKLLHTLRGVGYVLRIDG